One stretch of Actinacidiphila sp. DG2A-62 DNA includes these proteins:
- a CDS encoding MazG-like family protein encodes MQEKVGEVAQATMGAVNANQCRGHSHTWEDVEAELCDVIMSSMVALATITPDAPRRFRERLDGAGAAARRCVRGRSERRGNAGGPPRGRMALRGAVGVRGRRRGGSGLGGPREARLAPALLWDADDDVGADPEVFALLAHGGGVAGQSGVAQLSVADLPVVPAQNGDPRWQGTQLQKDAEADQGGVLYGGMEADEAESTANRDEQSRQCEDNPGGQ; translated from the coding sequence GTGCAGGAAAAGGTCGGGGAGGTCGCGCAGGCGACGATGGGCGCCGTCAACGCCAACCAGTGCAGGGGCCACAGCCATACGTGGGAGGACGTCGAGGCCGAGCTGTGCGACGTGATCATGAGCAGCATGGTCGCGCTGGCCACCATCACCCCGGACGCGCCGCGGCGGTTCCGGGAGCGCCTGGACGGAGCGGGCGCTGCCGCCCGGCGGTGTGTGCGCGGCCGAAGCGAGCGTAGGGGAAATGCGGGAGGGCCCCCGCGGGGGCGTATGGCGCTCCGGGGAGCTGTTGGGGTCCGGGGCCGTCGGCGAGGCGGGAGCGGTCTTGGTGGCCCACGGGAAGCGCGGCTTGCGCCGGCCTTGCTGTGGGACGCGGATGACGATGTCGGCGCTGATCCGGAGGTCTTCGCGCTTCTGGCCCATGGCGGTGGCGTAGCCGGACAGTCGGGCGTCGCGCAGCTGAGCGTCGCTGACCTGCCGGTTGTGCCAGCCCAGAATGGCGATCCAAGGTGGCAGGGAACTCAGCTCCAGAAGGATGCCGAGGCGGACCAGGGCGGGGTTCTGTACGGCGGGATGGAGGCCGATGAAGCCGAGAGCACAGCCAACCGCGACGAGCAGAGTCGCCAGTGTGAGGACAATCCGGGTGGACAGTAA
- a CDS encoding glycine-rich domain-containing protein, with protein MADVSATVLGNNPGMEQATAERIVIDALAYVTAAARNPGVYLSPSRTVDEGWHALILHTALYARLCERLGRFVHHYPERPDPTRHKDGVMDRTLALIREAGHAPDLELWTRPLEMIVGVAADCSHTPKPGGCGPINPGGCASHCTSGGDGAA; from the coding sequence ATGGCCGACGTCAGCGCCACCGTCCTGGGCAACAACCCGGGCATGGAACAGGCGACCGCCGAGCGGATCGTCATCGACGCCCTGGCCTACGTCACCGCCGCGGCGCGCAACCCCGGGGTGTACCTCTCCCCGTCCCGGACCGTCGACGAGGGCTGGCACGCCCTCATCCTGCACACGGCCCTCTACGCCCGCCTGTGCGAACGCCTTGGACGGTTCGTGCACCACTACCCCGAGCGGCCGGACCCCACCCGGCACAAGGACGGCGTCATGGACCGCACCCTCGCCCTCATTCGTGAAGCCGGCCACGCCCCCGACCTGGAGCTGTGGACCCGCCCCCTGGAGATGATCGTGGGCGTCGCGGCCGACTGCTCCCACACTCCCAAGCCGGGCGGCTGCGGCCCCATCAACCCGGGTGGCTGTGCGTCGCACTGCACCTCGGGCGGTGACGGGGCGGCGTAG
- a CDS encoding FAD-dependent monooxygenase: MNDPIIVVGAGPVGLTVAGELARRGVPVRVIDKLEEPTDESRAILVHARSLEMFETIGVVEELIAAGVRTDAMELRSEGRTVARVGFGVVDSPFPYSVTIAQTDTERILTEALARHGVTVDRGVTLTGLDQDASGVRARVRRPDGSEDVLAGSWLVGADGAHSDVRHLVGSALAGSFTGERFLMGDVHAAHDLDPHTMYTYFSRHDGPLLAFPMKGDRMRLIAQVPSDAVGPATQEWLQEVVDQRSDRRLRIKDSLWLTTFEVHHAQVPQYRVGRVFLAGDAAHVHSPAGGQGMNTGTQDAFNLGWKLALAAGTQAAEGRALLDSYHAERHPVGAKVIEFTTDLTRVGAFTSPVAQKLRNGAMHAMTALAPVRLALADKVEETALSYRDSPLVVPSGDRAHLAAGDHLPTHHPGVRAALADGKDHVLLTLAPGSETPAAAASGFRQILVTADDAERDGYDTVVADPAAVVAIHLGLTGGGRVLVRPDGYVGAVITLGNDAPLRVYEALLLS, encoded by the coding sequence GTGAATGACCCGATCATTGTTGTGGGAGCCGGTCCGGTCGGACTGACCGTCGCGGGTGAGCTGGCGCGCCGGGGCGTGCCCGTGCGGGTCATCGATAAGCTGGAGGAGCCGACCGATGAGTCGCGGGCGATCCTTGTGCACGCACGGAGTCTGGAGATGTTCGAGACGATCGGGGTGGTCGAGGAACTCATCGCGGCGGGCGTCCGTACCGACGCGATGGAACTGCGCTCCGAAGGGCGGACGGTCGCTCGCGTCGGCTTCGGCGTGGTGGACAGTCCGTTCCCGTACTCGGTGACCATCGCACAGACCGATACCGAGCGGATCCTCACCGAGGCGCTGGCGCGGCACGGCGTCACGGTGGACCGGGGTGTCACCCTGACTGGGCTCGACCAGGACGCTTCGGGGGTCCGGGCGCGGGTGCGGCGACCTGACGGGTCCGAGGATGTGCTCGCCGGCTCGTGGCTGGTGGGCGCGGACGGCGCGCACAGCGACGTGCGGCACCTGGTCGGCAGCGCGCTGGCCGGGTCGTTCACGGGTGAACGGTTCCTGATGGGCGACGTGCACGCGGCCCACGACCTCGATCCGCACACCATGTACACGTACTTCTCGCGGCACGACGGTCCCCTGCTGGCCTTCCCGATGAAGGGTGACCGGATGCGGCTGATCGCGCAGGTCCCGTCGGACGCAGTGGGCCCGGCGACTCAGGAGTGGCTGCAGGAGGTCGTCGACCAGCGCTCCGACCGGCGCCTGCGGATCAAGGACTCCCTGTGGCTCACGACCTTCGAGGTCCACCACGCGCAGGTGCCGCAGTACCGTGTGGGGCGGGTGTTCCTGGCCGGGGACGCCGCGCACGTGCACAGTCCGGCGGGCGGTCAGGGCATGAACACCGGCACGCAGGACGCGTTCAACCTCGGATGGAAACTCGCACTCGCGGCCGGCACCCAGGCAGCCGAAGGGCGGGCTCTGCTGGACAGTTACCACGCGGAACGCCACCCGGTCGGCGCCAAGGTGATCGAGTTCACCACCGACCTCACCCGCGTCGGAGCCTTCACCAGCCCGGTCGCGCAGAAACTTCGCAACGGAGCGATGCACGCGATGACCGCACTCGCACCGGTGCGCCTGGCGCTGGCGGACAAAGTCGAGGAGACCGCGCTTTCGTACCGGGACAGTCCGCTCGTCGTCCCCTCCGGCGACCGTGCACATCTGGCCGCCGGCGATCACCTGCCCACCCACCACCCCGGAGTGCGCGCCGCACTCGCAGACGGGAAGGACCACGTGCTGCTCACCCTTGCACCCGGCAGCGAGACCCCGGCGGCAGCCGCGTCGGGCTTCCGGCAGATCCTCGTCACCGCCGACGACGCGGAGCGTGACGGCTACGACACCGTGGTTGCCGACCCGGCCGCTGTCGTCGCCATCCACCTCGGGCTGACGGGCGGCGGACGCGTCCTGGTCCGGCCGGACGGCTACGTCGGGGCGGTCATCACCCTCGGCAACGACGCACCGCTGCGGGTGTACGAAGCGCTGTTGCTGTCGTAG
- a CDS encoding DUF6879 family protein has translation MSSSSVPGFAELLSQAQHSAVHLEMRDAYSVDRERESFARWRAGHRLDPDDRASWWRPWLDLISETVARNVVVRRARIVSEPVSEYIRYEHSGTFTNVAAGEQVRWLPRRRASDIALPGNDFWLFDGALVRWNHFTGDGASAGPELTDAPAAVKLCATAFESVWERAVPHDQYEIH, from the coding sequence ATGTCGTCGAGCAGCGTGCCCGGCTTCGCTGAACTTCTCAGCCAGGCCCAGCACTCCGCCGTGCACCTGGAGATGCGCGACGCCTACTCCGTCGACCGCGAGAGGGAGAGCTTCGCCAGGTGGCGGGCGGGACACCGGCTCGACCCGGACGACCGCGCCTCGTGGTGGCGGCCGTGGCTCGACCTGATCTCCGAGACCGTGGCCCGCAACGTTGTCGTCCGCCGGGCGCGCATCGTGTCCGAGCCCGTCAGCGAGTACATCCGCTACGAGCACTCGGGGACCTTCACCAACGTCGCCGCAGGCGAACAGGTCCGTTGGCTGCCCCGGCGCCGCGCCTCCGACATCGCCCTGCCAGGAAACGACTTCTGGCTGTTCGATGGCGCCCTCGTGCGCTGGAACCACTTCACCGGTGATGGCGCATCCGCCGGCCCCGAACTCACCGACGCCCCCGCCGCAGTCAAGCTCTGCGCGACCGCCTTCGAGTCAGTGTGGGAAAGAGCCGTCCCGCACGACCAGTACGAGATCCACTAG
- a CDS encoding transposase, with product MEVGATGEDHFVFGHPRGQEHHDNRSRPSHTAGLRWCPGSRGNCGYRRSRARRDLHTRALRLGRNDRHPSDITSPWALGNRGSPRYIRRPELHAAHPDNAGQLLRADRLWRWPGRLGDSAYRGRLVPLTARRFRMSQPVVGPGVSLTDAQWARIEPLLPDRTPKRGGRWHDHREVLDAIAFKSRTATEWAHLPEKYGNWRGVFNRPRMGPSTARGSGCSLP from the coding sequence ATGGAGGTTGGGGCAACCGGAGAAGACCATTTCGTCTTCGGCCACCCTCGTGGACAGGAGCACCATGACAACCGTTCTCGCCCGTCTCACACCGCTGGCCTGCGCTGGTGCCCTGGCTCTCGCGGGAACTGTGGCTATCGCCGCTCCCGCGCACGCCGCGACCTCCACACCCGTGCATTGCGCCTCGGTAGGAACGACCGACACCCCAGCGATATCACTTCTCCTTGGGCTCTTGGGAATCGTGGCTCCCCCCGGTACATACGCCGGCCTGAACTGCACGCCGCCCACCCCGACAACGCCGGTCAACTTCTGCGCGCAGACCGTCTATGGCGGTGGCCTGGTCGACTTGGGGACTCCGCCTATCGGGGAAGGTTGGTGCCCCTGACCGCTAGGCGGTTTCGTATGAGTCAGCCGGTCGTTGGTCCGGGTGTGTCGTTGACTGATGCGCAGTGGGCGAGGATCGAGCCGTTGCTCCCGGACCGGACGCCGAAGCGGGGTGGCCGCTGGCATGACCATCGTGAGGTGCTCGACGCAATCGCCTTCAAGTCCCGGACCGCTACCGAGTGGGCGCACCTGCCGGAGAAGTACGGCAACTGGCGAGGCGTCTTCAACCGGCCGCGGATGGGGCCGTCGACGGCACGTGGGAGCGGGTGTTCACTGCCTTGA
- a CDS encoding tyrosine-type recombinase/integrase translates to MVWTPAQLGRFLDAAESHRLYVGFHLISHHGLRRGEGCGQGWDDTHLNAKPPRLDVLRELVVDGYTPIETAPKTDSSMAAVVIDRGTVAVLREHKKRQNAERKAWNAEAAERRARGEEAHDWIETGKILTAQDGSWLHPDVLSREFVKLYEQADLPPINLRDLRHVAAALVKAGGGDIHDAKAKLRHANIALTSNTYMSLFEEYEEDLAERSAAAVPRAGKKTPGPEDTPEEAEEAVQDGEDGAEGAEESAA, encoded by the coding sequence ATGGTGTGGACCCCCGCCCAGCTCGGCAGGTTCCTCGACGCCGCCGAGTCGCACAGGCTGTACGTCGGCTTCCACCTCATCTCCCACCACGGCCTGCGCCGCGGCGAGGGCTGCGGACAAGGCTGGGACGACACCCACCTCAACGCCAAGCCCCCGCGGTTGGACGTGCTCCGTGAGCTGGTGGTCGACGGATACACGCCGATCGAGACCGCGCCCAAGACCGACAGCTCGATGGCCGCCGTCGTCATCGACCGCGGCACCGTGGCAGTCCTGCGCGAGCACAAGAAGCGCCAGAACGCGGAGCGCAAGGCGTGGAACGCCGAGGCCGCCGAGCGCCGCGCCCGCGGAGAGGAAGCCCACGACTGGATCGAGACGGGCAAGATCCTCACCGCCCAAGACGGAAGCTGGCTGCACCCCGACGTGCTCAGCCGGGAATTCGTGAAGCTCTACGAACAGGCCGACCTGCCGCCGATCAACCTCCGCGACCTGCGCCATGTCGCAGCGGCATTGGTAAAGGCTGGCGGTGGCGATATTCACGATGCGAAGGCGAAACTCAGGCACGCCAATATCGCATTGACCTCGAATACGTATATGTCGCTGTTCGAGGAATACGAGGAGGATCTGGCGGAGCGGTCGGCGGCGGCCGTACCTCGGGCGGGGAAGAAGACGCCCGGCCCCGAGGACACGCCCGAGGAGGCGGAGGAAGCCGTACAGGACGGCGAGGACGGCGCCGAGGGCGCCGAGGAGAGCGCAGCGTGA
- a CDS encoding NUDIX hydrolase — protein sequence MRPTPAGPEAWNAYLAEGNAMQARKRVSADVLLRDEEGRVLLVKPTYKPGWDLPGGMAEANESPDDAARRELKEELGLDAVLRGLLVVDWVPPHGPWDDQLAFIFDGGTLTSIQAAGLRPQDGELAEARFVPPDQAADALRERLRKRLRAALSSCADSIPRYLNDGRS from the coding sequence ATGAGGCCCACCCCAGCCGGCCCGGAAGCCTGGAACGCCTACCTCGCCGAGGGCAACGCCATGCAGGCCCGCAAGCGCGTCTCCGCGGACGTCCTGCTGCGCGACGAGGAGGGCCGCGTACTGCTGGTCAAGCCGACGTACAAACCGGGCTGGGACCTGCCCGGCGGCATGGCCGAGGCCAACGAGTCGCCCGACGACGCCGCCCGCCGCGAGCTGAAGGAGGAACTCGGCCTCGATGCCGTCCTGCGCGGCCTCCTCGTGGTGGACTGGGTTCCGCCGCACGGTCCCTGGGACGACCAACTCGCCTTCATCTTCGACGGCGGCACGCTCACGTCGATTCAGGCCGCCGGGCTGCGGCCGCAGGACGGTGAGCTCGCCGAGGCGCGATTCGTCCCGCCCGATCAGGCGGCCGACGCCCTCCGCGAGCGCCTGCGGAAGCGCCTCCGCGCCGCACTGTCCTCGTGCGCGGACTCGATCCCCCGATACCTGAACGACGGCAGAAGCTGA